From the genome of bacterium (Candidatus Blackallbacteria) CG13_big_fil_rev_8_21_14_2_50_49_14, one region includes:
- a CDS encoding winged helix DNA-binding domain-containing protein, which translates to MSPPEISSESIHAWRFQASGLVQPFQNLQSCARQLCGLQAQIHVAAGLAASARVKDLTLSGFDASLWQARSLVKIWGQRGTLHVYQQADWPLIQRVWNGSSWWKRRYLEAGLGKAQDYEALIQQVEKLALSSEVVGRSDLRNAGFPDSLLSSWGGIFSDLVYRGLLCHAPRAGSEGKFAHRANWLPSLPWVSPADAHARKEVIRRYLAAYGPATAQDLAHWAGWPVAQARTLLSAKSADWEAVQVAGQVQWLLRQDLDSLRQAEQADLPLMLLSRFDPLILAHKDKSWLIEPADYKKVWQKAGHVEACFLEQGKILGTWRYQRKSTRLQLNFYPFAPLKTNMKKKLENRAQEIAKFFELQQLECQFQDGV; encoded by the coding sequence ATGAGCCCGCCAGAAATCTCAAGTGAAAGTATCCATGCCTGGCGATTTCAAGCATCGGGGCTCGTTCAGCCTTTTCAGAATCTTCAAAGCTGTGCCCGTCAACTCTGTGGCTTGCAGGCTCAGATTCATGTGGCGGCAGGCCTTGCCGCTTCTGCCCGTGTCAAAGACCTGACGCTTTCCGGGTTTGATGCAAGCTTGTGGCAAGCTCGTTCTCTTGTCAAAATCTGGGGACAAAGAGGCACCTTACACGTTTATCAGCAAGCAGATTGGCCTCTGATTCAGCGTGTTTGGAACGGGAGCTCGTGGTGGAAACGCCGTTACCTTGAAGCTGGATTGGGCAAGGCTCAAGACTATGAGGCCTTGATTCAACAGGTTGAAAAGCTGGCCCTGAGCAGCGAAGTTGTGGGGCGTTCAGACTTGCGCAACGCAGGTTTCCCCGACAGTCTGCTGTCTTCTTGGGGGGGGATTTTTTCAGATCTGGTCTATCGCGGCTTGCTCTGTCATGCCCCTCGGGCGGGCAGTGAAGGTAAATTTGCGCACCGTGCCAATTGGTTACCCAGCTTGCCCTGGGTCTCGCCCGCTGATGCACACGCCCGCAAGGAAGTCATTCGTCGCTATCTCGCCGCCTATGGGCCCGCAACAGCACAGGATTTGGCGCATTGGGCAGGTTGGCCTGTGGCCCAGGCGCGCACGCTTTTATCGGCAAAATCTGCAGACTGGGAAGCCGTTCAAGTGGCTGGGCAAGTGCAGTGGCTTTTGCGCCAAGATCTTGATAGCTTGCGTCAAGCCGAACAGGCTGACCTGCCCTTGATGCTGCTCTCCCGTTTTGACCCCCTGATTCTGGCGCATAAGGACAAATCCTGGTTGATTGAACCTGCGGATTATAAAAAGGTCTGGCAAAAAGCAGGGCATGTCGAGGCTTGTTTTTTGGAGCAGGGAAAAATCTTGGGAACCTGGCGCTACCAACGCAAGAGCACGCGGCTTCAACTCAATTTTTATCCCTTTGCCCCGCTCAAAACCAACATGAAAAAAAAGCTTGAAAACAGAGCCCAGGAAATTGCCAAGTTTTTTGAGCTTCAGCAGCTGGAATGCCAGTTTCAGGACGGTGTATAG
- a CDS encoding MFS transporter — translation MPFQKEPAMTKSSERLLLLTLALIQFTHIVDFMILMPLGPQLMRLFSISPKEFGLLVSAYTFSAGICGFLSAFLVDRFDRKHILLVLYSGFILGTLACALAPSYPVLLVARVLTGSFGGILAAAVMAVIGDAIPMERRGSAMGIVTSAFSAASVLGVPLGLWLASLFDWHSPFLFLSGVSMGVFFLILKGIPSLKAHLTPSAPQQHPFQILGDVFKNPPQIWALILTVFMMIGQFAIIPFLSPSMVANVGFSEAQLTLIYLLGGATTLITGPLIGKLADRYGKLKVLVLFFGLSIFPQFLITHLGVTPLYLALLLSTSFFIVSGGRIIPAMALITGTVSPQRRGSFMSIQSSVQQLSAGVASLMAGMIVFKDAQGHLEHYGVIGWIAVITTLACMGIAPQLLKQAQEPVLKQPQETMARPETGA, via the coding sequence ATGCCGTTCCAGAAAGAACCTGCCATGACAAAATCGAGTGAACGTTTACTGTTGCTGACTTTGGCCCTGATTCAATTTACGCATATTGTCGATTTTATGATCCTGATGCCTTTGGGCCCCCAATTGATGCGGCTATTTTCTATCAGCCCCAAAGAATTTGGGCTCTTGGTTTCAGCCTATACTTTTTCTGCCGGAATCTGCGGATTTTTATCTGCTTTTCTGGTGGACCGTTTTGATCGCAAACATATTCTGCTGGTGCTTTACAGTGGTTTTATTTTGGGAACTTTGGCCTGTGCCCTGGCCCCCTCCTATCCGGTTTTGCTGGTGGCAAGAGTGCTCACGGGTTCGTTTGGGGGCATTCTGGCTGCCGCAGTGATGGCCGTGATTGGCGATGCCATTCCCATGGAAAGAAGGGGCTCCGCGATGGGCATTGTGACCTCCGCTTTTTCAGCAGCATCGGTCTTGGGGGTTCCCTTGGGGTTGTGGCTGGCCAGTCTCTTTGATTGGCATTCCCCCTTTCTGTTTCTCAGTGGCGTTTCGATGGGGGTCTTTTTTCTGATTTTAAAAGGTATTCCCTCGCTCAAAGCGCATCTCACGCCTTCCGCGCCCCAACAACATCCCTTTCAGATTTTGGGGGATGTCTTCAAAAATCCCCCCCAGATTTGGGCCCTGATTCTGACTGTTTTTATGATGATTGGACAATTTGCGATTATCCCCTTTTTAAGCCCCTCCATGGTTGCCAATGTGGGCTTTTCTGAAGCGCAATTGACCTTGATCTATCTTTTGGGCGGCGCCACCACCTTGATTACCGGGCCTTTGATCGGAAAACTGGCTGACCGCTATGGAAAATTAAAAGTTCTTGTCTTGTTTTTTGGGCTTTCGATCTTTCCGCAATTTCTGATCACCCATTTGGGGGTGACACCGCTTTATTTGGCGCTTTTGCTCAGCACCAGCTTTTTTATTGTTTCAGGGGGAAGAATTATTCCTGCGATGGCTTTGATTACAGGTACGGTTAGCCCCCAGCGCCGGGGCAGTTTTATGAGCATTCAGTCTTCAGTGCAACAGCTTTCAGCCGGGGTGGCTTCACTGATGGCGGGCATGATTGTCTTTAAAGATGCACAGGGGCATTTAGAGCACTATGGTGTGATTGGTTGGATTGCCGTGATTACGACCCTGGCCTGTATGGGCATTGCCCCCCAACTGCTTAAACAGGCGCAGGAACCTGTGCTTAAACAGCCCCAGGAAACAATGGCTCGACCTGAAACAGGTGCTTAG
- a CDS encoding acyl-CoA dehydrogenase: MEWAIARRSGPRFDFSARPGCLDEQPQTKLSKRGFQLMGFDFSFTDEQRMVQDAILSMLKRHESKHTAWRQQIYKHHQFPDELWQAFAETGIMGSFLPEAYGGSDMGLMPLVIGLETLSAHGFACVHAVVTAMDALCILAHGSEALKAEILPQIATGQMRLSYAHTEPDAGSNVFNTATMAVREGDFYKVKGQKVFISGVDSTQKMLLVTRTATLEEAMKKGSKTYGLSLMLVDTDSPGLEKQFLPLQGLEGIKQWALFLEDVKVPVSNLVGEENQGARIIFDSLNSERILAAAIATGMVDFLLERSTRYARERKVFGGRAIGSYQSIAHPLAETKIEQEAARLLTYRAAWAFDQGQAPAEVGHYANLAKFKAADVGVKAADHAIETHGGYGFSEEYEVIYYWNAARVLKTAPITREMILNFVAEHSLKLPRSY; encoded by the coding sequence ATGGAATGGGCAATTGCCCGTCGTTCAGGGCCCCGGTTCGACTTCAGTGCTCGACCTGGGTGCCTTGATGAACAACCGCAAACAAAATTAAGCAAAAGAGGATTTCAGCTAATGGGTTTTGATTTTTCCTTCACAGATGAACAGCGCATGGTACAGGATGCGATTCTCAGCATGCTCAAACGCCATGAAAGTAAACATACGGCCTGGCGTCAGCAAATTTACAAACACCATCAATTTCCCGATGAACTCTGGCAAGCCTTTGCCGAGACCGGGATCATGGGAAGCTTTTTGCCTGAAGCCTATGGCGGTTCAGACATGGGGCTGATGCCCCTGGTGATTGGATTGGAAACCTTGAGTGCCCATGGATTTGCCTGTGTTCACGCCGTGGTCACAGCCATGGATGCACTTTGCATTTTGGCCCATGGTTCAGAAGCACTCAAAGCAGAAATTCTGCCACAAATCGCAACAGGTCAAATGCGCTTAAGCTATGCCCATACAGAACCTGATGCTGGCAGCAATGTTTTCAATACCGCTACCATGGCCGTGCGCGAGGGCGATTTTTACAAAGTGAAGGGGCAAAAAGTATTTATCAGTGGCGTCGACAGCACCCAGAAAATGCTCTTGGTCACCCGCACAGCGACCCTTGAAGAAGCCATGAAAAAGGGCAGCAAAACCTATGGGCTGAGCCTGATGCTGGTAGATACTGACAGCCCTGGGCTCGAAAAACAATTTCTTCCGCTTCAAGGCTTAGAGGGCATTAAACAATGGGCTCTGTTTCTGGAAGATGTCAAAGTACCCGTCTCAAATCTTGTCGGTGAAGAAAACCAGGGAGCCCGGATCATCTTCGATTCACTCAATTCTGAACGTATTCTGGCTGCAGCCATTGCCACTGGCATGGTCGATTTTCTTCTGGAGCGCTCAACCCGCTATGCCCGCGAACGCAAAGTTTTTGGGGGCAGGGCCATTGGCTCCTACCAATCGATCGCCCACCCCCTGGCTGAAACCAAAATCGAGCAGGAAGCAGCGCGTTTATTGACCTACCGGGCAGCTTGGGCCTTTGATCAGGGCCAAGCCCCTGCGGAGGTAGGCCATTATGCCAATCTCGCTAAATTCAAAGCTGCCGATGTGGGGGTCAAGGCAGCAGACCATGCCATCGAAACCCATGGCGGATACGGTTTTTCAGAGGAATATGAAGTCATTTATTACTGGAATGCCGCCAGGGTGCTGAAAACAGCTCCGATTACCCGCGAAATGATTCTCAATTTTGTGGCAGAACATTCCTTAAAACTGCCAAGATCCTATTAA
- a CDS encoding sodium:proton antiporter — protein MNYYWLRGKRHWGFWSLLPALVAIGLCWLTREPMTALLGGIIAGAFLLGQYDLTEEVFVPSLATDSAAQILILYLWLLGGLMGLWSRMGAPQAFAEMMSKYVVRGPRSARLVAWLLGVIFFQGGTVSTVLVGTTIKPLADKEKISHEELSFIVDSTASPIACLLPFNAWPGYVQTFIFVSGVPFLVTEADRLAFFFKSIPLSFYAILAVLSTFLLSIDKLPFVNRQLRAAIQRARSSGALDAPDSRPLSTPELHTSRVPQNYHPHVIDFFLPLVILIGIAIGTFLSSGSPKIRWAFGAALVAAAIIATVRGMSLSDLVEGFGEGLKGVVLGSVILLLAITIGGISKATGGGNYLVELLGTTLPYWSLPVILEILTIVIAFSTGTSWGTYAVAFPLAMPLAWAIAQSQGLSNPELFMMICFAAVMNGSVFGDQCSPISDTTVLSAMCTGGDLMDHVNTQLPQAIQAAVLAGIGWTLVSFLC, from the coding sequence ATGAATTACTACTGGCTGCGCGGCAAACGACATTGGGGTTTTTGGTCGCTTTTGCCAGCACTGGTTGCGATTGGGCTCTGCTGGTTAACCCGTGAACCCATGACTGCTTTGCTCGGCGGGATTATTGCCGGGGCTTTTCTGCTGGGGCAATATGATTTAACCGAAGAGGTCTTCGTGCCCAGTTTGGCCACAGACTCAGCAGCACAGATTCTGATTCTTTACCTCTGGCTTTTGGGGGGGCTGATGGGCCTGTGGTCGCGCATGGGGGCACCTCAGGCCTTTGCTGAGATGATGAGTAAATATGTGGTGAGGGGGCCGCGCTCAGCACGTTTGGTGGCCTGGTTGCTGGGGGTGATCTTTTTTCAGGGCGGAACGGTCAGCACCGTTTTGGTAGGAACCACGATCAAACCCTTGGCCGACAAGGAAAAAATCAGCCATGAAGAGCTCTCTTTTATTGTCGATTCGACGGCCTCTCCGATTGCCTGTCTTTTGCCCTTTAATGCCTGGCCTGGCTATGTGCAAACCTTTATATTTGTTTCAGGGGTGCCGTTTTTGGTGACAGAAGCGGATCGTCTCGCTTTTTTCTTTAAAAGTATTCCACTCAGTTTTTATGCAATTCTGGCTGTTTTAAGCACTTTTTTACTCAGTATCGACAAGCTTCCCTTCGTGAACCGCCAGTTGCGTGCCGCGATACAAAGAGCACGCAGCAGTGGAGCGCTGGATGCGCCGGATTCCCGTCCTCTAAGTACGCCTGAACTGCATACCAGTCGGGTGCCTCAGAATTACCATCCCCATGTGATTGATTTCTTTCTGCCCTTGGTGATTTTGATTGGGATTGCGATTGGAACCTTTCTCAGCAGTGGCTCCCCCAAAATTCGCTGGGCCTTTGGGGCTGCACTGGTTGCCGCCGCGATCATTGCGACTGTGCGGGGCATGTCGCTTTCAGATTTGGTAGAGGGCTTTGGCGAGGGGCTGAAAGGCGTTGTTTTGGGCTCTGTGATTTTATTGCTTGCGATTACGATTGGGGGCATTTCCAAGGCCACAGGCGGTGGCAATTATCTTGTGGAATTGCTGGGCACCACGCTGCCCTACTGGAGTTTGCCGGTGATTCTCGAAATTTTGACGATTGTAATCGCTTTTTCGACAGGCACCAGTTGGGGAACCTATGCGGTGGCCTTTCCTCTGGCCATGCCCTTGGCTTGGGCCATCGCCCAGAGTCAGGGGCTTTCAAACCCAGAATTGTTTATGATGATTTGTTTTGCCGCTGTCATGAATGGCAGTGTCTTTGGCGATCAATGTTCGCCTATTTCTGATACCACGGTCTTGAGCGCCATGTGTACGGGGGGAGATTTGATGGACCATGTCAATACCCAATTGCCTCAAGCAATTCAGGCCGCAGTGCTTGCGGGTATTGGCTGGACGCTTGTCAGCTTTCTTTGCTGA
- a CDS encoding peptidase P60 has product MRLSESTLKRGKKRMFKRFLATSAILAVCLSLPHMPAQATSSVSQFGREVVFSAQQHIGLPYIWGGEDPNRGFDCSGLVKFTFEEFNITLPHRADLQFNYGVTVKREELQPGDIVFFSTGGYPIGHVGIYAGNDQFIHAPRRGKPIQINSLSDGWYSQRYVGAKRMTPDYF; this is encoded by the coding sequence ATGCGATTATCAGAATCAACGCTGAAAAGAGGAAAAAAACGCATGTTCAAGCGTTTCCTGGCCACCAGCGCCATCTTGGCCGTTTGCTTAAGTCTTCCACACATGCCTGCACAGGCCACATCCAGTGTCTCTCAATTTGGACGTGAAGTGGTATTCAGTGCCCAACAACATATCGGCCTTCCCTATATTTGGGGAGGAGAAGATCCCAACCGTGGATTTGATTGTTCGGGGCTCGTCAAGTTTACCTTTGAAGAATTTAATATCACGCTGCCCCACCGGGCGGATCTTCAGTTCAATTATGGGGTCACAGTGAAGCGTGAAGAGCTTCAACCCGGAGACATCGTCTTCTTTTCCACTGGCGGTTATCCCATTGGCCATGTGGGCATTTACGCCGGCAATGACCAATTTATCCATGCCCCACGCCGTGGCAAGCCGATTCAAATCAACTCCCTGTCTGATGGCTGGTACAGCCAGCGTTATGTGGGAGCAAAACGCATGACTCCTGATTACTTTTAG
- a CDS encoding transposase, whose translation MRRVLLFASLLVLSSCYSVPTGYVGVKVNLYGDTKGGIEVISPGRYLQTPNVDYHVFPTFIQNVTWTKNPSEGSPNDDSITFQTSEGLSVNADIGLSYSINEHKVSDIFRQHRKGIEEITATYLRNIVRDSFNMVASTMDVEAIYGPRKSDFLNKVNKQVKDKVGPEGFDLKQISIIGTMRLPDAVVNALNAKIAATQRAQQRENELREAEAQAKRRLIEVKAESEANRLKAAQLSPALLDYERLQVQRTAIEKWNGQLPVVQGPGSTSVLDLGALMNNRKQN comes from the coding sequence ATGAGGCGTGTTTTGCTTTTTGCAAGTCTGCTTGTATTGAGTTCCTGTTATTCAGTACCTACCGGCTATGTCGGCGTCAAAGTCAATCTTTACGGAGATACCAAGGGCGGTATTGAAGTGATCAGCCCCGGACGTTATTTGCAAACCCCCAATGTCGATTACCATGTCTTTCCGACCTTTATTCAAAATGTGACCTGGACCAAAAATCCATCGGAAGGCTCTCCAAACGACGATTCAATTACCTTCCAAACCTCTGAAGGCCTGTCTGTAAATGCGGATATTGGTTTATCCTATTCGATCAATGAGCACAAGGTTTCAGATATATTCAGGCAACATCGCAAAGGCATCGAAGAAATCACAGCCACCTATCTGCGCAATATCGTTAGAGACTCCTTTAATATGGTGGCCTCCACCATGGATGTCGAGGCCATTTATGGCCCGCGCAAATCTGATTTTCTCAACAAAGTCAACAAACAGGTCAAGGACAAAGTCGGGCCAGAGGGTTTTGATCTCAAACAAATCAGCATCATTGGCACCATGCGCTTGCCCGACGCGGTTGTCAATGCACTCAATGCTAAAATTGCTGCCACCCAACGCGCCCAGCAACGTGAAAATGAATTGCGCGAAGCCGAAGCCCAGGCCAAACGGCGTTTGATTGAAGTCAAAGCCGAATCTGAGGCCAATCGTTTGAAAGCTGCCCAACTCAGCCCCGCCTTGTTGGATTATGAGCGTTTACAGGTGCAACGCACCGCCATCGAAAAATGGAATGGGCAATTGCCCGTCGTTCAGGGCCCCGGTTCGACTTCAGTGCTCGACCTGGGTGCCTTGATGAACAACCGCAAACAAAATTAA
- the tsaA gene encoding tRNA (N6-threonylcarbamoyladenosine(37)-N6)-methyltransferase TrmO yields the protein MLEPQLYQHQMKIIAHIRTDFHSKFGIPRQSGIVEETEGQIIFEPAFRNPDALRGLEGFSHLWLIWKFSETERKDWSPTVRPPRLGGEKRMGVFATRSPFRPNAIGLSSVKLKRIELDSKFGPVLYVSGADLLDQTPIFDIKPYLAYTDAHPDAVSSYAAVQPCPSLEVVIPDIWLVCIAEKDRAALRAILAQDPRPRYQKDPERVYAFEYGSTHIRFQVNEAVLTVCYAECIS from the coding sequence ATGCTGGAACCTCAGCTCTACCAGCATCAAATGAAAATTATTGCCCATATTCGTACTGATTTTCATTCTAAATTTGGAATTCCCCGCCAAAGTGGAATTGTAGAAGAAACCGAGGGACAGATTATTTTTGAACCCGCTTTTCGCAACCCCGATGCGCTGCGCGGTTTAGAAGGATTTTCACACCTTTGGTTGATTTGGAAATTTTCAGAAACAGAAAGAAAAGACTGGTCACCAACGGTACGTCCTCCCCGTTTGGGAGGCGAAAAGAGAATGGGAGTTTTTGCAACGCGTTCTCCCTTTCGCCCCAATGCGATCGGGCTTTCATCGGTCAAACTCAAACGGATTGAGCTGGATTCAAAGTTTGGCCCTGTGCTCTATGTTTCAGGAGCTGATCTCTTAGACCAGACCCCCATCTTTGATATCAAGCCCTACCTTGCCTATACCGATGCACATCCGGATGCTGTGAGCAGCTATGCCGCTGTGCAACCCTGTCCAAGCTTGGAGGTGGTGATTCCTGATATTTGGCTGGTGTGTATTGCCGAAAAAGACCGTGCAGCCCTCAGAGCGATCTTGGCCCAGGATCCCCGTCCACGCTATCAAAAGGATCCTGAACGGGTTTATGCCTTTGAGTATGGCAGCACCCATATTCGATTTCAGGTCAATGAAGCGGTGCTGACTGTCTGCTATGCTGAATGCATCTCCTGA
- the fliS gene encoding flagellar export chaperone FliS: MTETETHQATHSATPMEQYKLAQIETATPERLLVMLYEGAIKFLNLAAQALDEEQLETSHRNILRAEAILLELMSVLDMEVGGELANNLFNLYDYMYRLLVKANIDHAPEPVREVISLLDNLRSAWDEVAGVVGQMRSEGKLDTEPRERHFAG; this comes from the coding sequence ATGACGGAAACAGAAACCCATCAGGCTACGCATTCTGCAACGCCTATGGAACAATACAAATTGGCGCAGATTGAAACGGCAACCCCTGAGCGTTTGCTGGTCATGCTCTATGAAGGGGCGATTAAATTCTTAAATCTGGCAGCACAAGCGCTAGATGAAGAACAACTTGAAACTTCACACCGCAATATTCTGCGGGCAGAAGCGATTCTACTCGAACTCATGTCGGTTTTGGATATGGAGGTCGGCGGAGAATTGGCTAACAATCTATTTAATTTATATGATTATATGTACCGCTTGCTGGTCAAAGCCAATATCGACCACGCGCCCGAACCCGTCAGGGAAGTGATTTCACTTTTGGATAATTTGCGCAGCGCCTGGGATGAAGTGGCAGGCGTTGTGGGTCAAATGCGCTCAGAAGGCAAACTGGATACAGAACCCCGTGAACGACATTTTGCAGGCTAA
- the efp gene encoding elongation factor P: protein MSITSNDLRPGIAIVFDNDPWQVVEFQHVKPGKGAAFVRSKLKNMRTGNVRENTFRAGEKLEKADIEKKAMQYLYQDGDQYNFMDNETFEQLPVHKDLINDRVLKYMKESLEYDMLFFNGSLITIDPPNFIVAEITETDPGLKGDTATGGTKPATIETGAVIQVPLFVNQGDKIRVDTRTDSYLERA, encoded by the coding sequence ATGAGTATTACCAGTAACGATTTACGCCCCGGCATTGCCATCGTTTTTGATAATGATCCCTGGCAGGTGGTTGAGTTTCAACACGTCAAGCCCGGCAAAGGGGCGGCATTTGTCCGCAGCAAGCTCAAAAATATGCGCACAGGAAACGTTCGCGAAAACACCTTCCGTGCCGGTGAAAAGCTTGAAAAAGCAGATATTGAAAAAAAAGCCATGCAGTATCTCTACCAAGATGGAGATCAGTACAATTTTATGGACAACGAAACCTTCGAACAGTTGCCCGTGCATAAGGATCTGATCAATGATCGGGTGCTCAAGTATATGAAAGAAAGCCTTGAGTACGATATGCTGTTTTTTAATGGCAGTTTGATTACGATTGATCCCCCGAATTTTATCGTGGCTGAAATTACCGAAACCGATCCAGGTTTAAAAGGCGATACTGCCACCGGCGGAACCAAACCCGCAACGATTGAAACGGGTGCCGTGATTCAAGTTCCCCTCTTTGTCAACCAAGGGGATAAAATTCGTGTTGATACCCGTACCGATTCTTATCTGGAGCGGGCCTGA